Below is a window of Simkaniaceae bacterium DNA.
TTAGCGAGCTCTTCCGGAGAGGGTTCTCTACCGGTTTCCATCATTAATTTTTTAGCGCCCCTCAAGACTTTGTTGATCGTCTCGATCATATGGACCGGAATTCGGATTGTTCGCGCTTGATCGGCAATCGCTCGCGTTACCGCTTGACGAATCCACCAAGTCGCATAGGTTGAGAACTTATATCCACGGCGGTACTCAAATTTCTCAACGGCCTTCATCAACCCCATATTTCCCTCTTGAATCAAATCAAGGAAAGAAAGGCCTCGGTTAGTATATTTTTTCGCGATCGAAATCACGAGCCTAAGGTTAGATTCGACCATTTCGCGCTTTGCTTCTTGGCTCTTGTCCATCCACCTTTGAAGCATTCTGACATCTTTCTTAAATTCATCCAGCGTTCGCCCGGCCGCCAATTCTCTTTTGCGCAATTTGCGTTCAGCTGCAAGCAATTTAGCTTTTGCAAACCTATTTTTATCTGCTCTTGGAGTCAGTTCTTGAATTTGCTTCTCCAATTGAACAAAGCAATCGTAGGCTGTCAAAATAATTTCACCGAAGTCCTCAATGAGAGAGTATCGAAAATGCATCTGTCTCAAATATGACTGAGTGCGAATGCGATTTTTTTCTATCTCTTCATTGATTCTCAAAGTATCCATTTTAGTACTGATATTTCGATGAAGCTCTCTGAGTAAATTTTCTAAAATAAGATCTTCTTGCAAAAGTAATTCAGCTAACCTAGGAAGCCTTTTAAAAAAGCTCTGCTTATCATGAATTTCTTTTTCCGCAACAATGCGGTCAAATCTCTCTTTACTGTGAATCAAATAGTTAATAATCGAAATCGTTTCTTTAGAAGAATAGCGGAAACGCATAATGATTTTTTCTATCTGCATTTGCGCTTTTTCAATGCGCTTTGAAATCTCAACTTCTTCTTCCCGTGTCAGCAGGGGAACTGATCCCATTTCCTTTAGATACATCCGGACAGGATCATCCGATGTCCCTTCGGATCGTCTTGGGAGTGCCTCAAGTTCTTTAATTTCTTTTTTGCGCTCTTTTTGTCTTTCGACTTCCACTTGGTTCAGGATTTGGATATCCATGCCGCTGAGAAAAATCAGCACCTGATCAATTTGTTCAGCAGAATCAAATGACATCGGAAGGACATCATTGATCTCTTCATAAGTAATAAATCCTTGATCTTTAGCAATTGAGACGAGTTCCTCAACTTTTTGTTGATATTGAGGATCGAATAAAGAATTGTCTTGAGACTTTGTCATATCGTTATTTAAATAAAAGCTCTATACGTATAGCATTTAAAATTCTCACTCTTATCATTCTAAAAGTCAAGTCAAAAAATAAAAGTGGGTTGAATCTCATATGATTGACAAAGCTTTTTTCAAAGACCGGATTGTCCAAGCTAAAGAAGCTAGAAAAGAAGACCTATTTACATGTCCGGAATGCCTCTCACCAATGAAAGTCAAAAAGGGACTCTATAAAAGAGCTCATTTTTATCATTTTCATCCATCCTCCTGCTTTCACGCATCTAAGTCAAAAGAGCATAAAGCCATCCAAGAATACCTAAAGCGTCTGATTCGAGGCGCCCAGCTCGAATTTCCTCTCAAACAAATTCGAAGAATAGCTGATGTCATCTGGCCCGAAGTTAATATTATTTTTGAGGTCCAATGCTCTGCGATTTCTTTGGATCACCTAATGCAACGGACTAAAGATTATGAATCGCTTAACTATCAGGTGATTTGGCTATTTCATCTTAACCAATTTAATTTTAAGAAAATTAATCCGCATGTCCGCCCCTTTTCAAATTTAACTTATTATTTTACTGATATGAACCGATTTCAAAAAGGCTATTTTTATGATCTCATTCCTGATTTAAATCACTATCGTCAAGGACCGCGAATTGATTTGACCATGCCTAAAGAAGCCTCTTTTACCTATAAATCCCTTCCAAAACCATTAAGAGATCGAATAGCACGTAAATATTATTTTAAAAATGATTTAATAGACCTTCATCAAAATGGAAGTTTTCGATATACGCCCCCTTCCCTTAAAGAGAACATCCAACCCTATTTTGAAACCTTCTTAACATGGTTATCCAAATAAAAAACTAGGCCATATCCGTCTTGAACATCGAGTGGACATACATCCTAAACCAAACAAAATAAATAACTAATCCCATAGAGAGAAGCGCCTGAACGAGTAATTTAATTGAAAATTCCCTTTGAATGACCGAAACGTGGGGACGGGATTTGACAACCCAAACGGGCCATTCTTCAACCTTGTATTTATCAAGAACATACTGAGCGCTATGGGCATTATTAAAAACCGGTGTGGCAAAGCTTTGCTCTCCTACAAAAATATGCCCATTATAGTGATAGCGGTATTGAGCCTTCAAAATATACTTTCCGGCAGATGCCTCCTTGATGTTCCACGTTAAAATTTTTCCTTCTACCCTTGTTGACAACCGGGAGAATTGATAGAGATTATAAGCAGACTTGCCTACAGCCCAAACCATCCCCATCGAAGAGGCAATCATAAGCAATAGCCAAACAAAATGGAATGCCCCATCCCTTTTATCTCTAATTTTTTTGAAAACCCCCTGAAACAAATGTAAGCCCATTTTTACACCCTTTTTACTCTTGCTATTAACTCTTACTTTACGAAATTTATCTAATAGTGGTATAGTAATAACCTGAGTTGTGATTTTTTCCTCCAGAAAAGTCACTGCAAGTTTGTAACTGAACAAGTTGTTGTTATAAGAGAAAAGACGATGCGTTTGGCAGATCATTTCTCGATGATCAGGAGGAAAAGATCACAACTCAGGTTAATAGTCAGTCATTATAAGACGAGAACTTTATAGAGGAAAAATGGCCAACGAAAAAAATGGTAAAAAACAAAAAAGACCTACAGCTTTAAAACGAAAAATTCAAAGCGATAAAAAAAATCTACTCAATAAGTCTTTTAAATCGCGTATTAAAACGTCTCTAAAAGCCCTCAAAGCTTATGTCCAATCCGGTGATAAGGAAAAACTTCCACAAGAACTCAATCGGATCAACAGCTTGATTGACAAAGGCGTTAAAAATAATATTGTTAAGAAAAATAAAGCAAACCGAGTTAAATCATCAGCAGCTAAGCTCATCAAAACTGTCTAGCTTATTTGTTGTGCTCAGTTTATCAATCCCACTTAGCTTTCCACTATAGAAATGCTTTTAAGTGGGATTTTTTTTGATTCTCTATCGCAGTTCATATGCAACAATCAAAAGGTATTCTCTGTTATTCAAATCAAACCATTGAATGGATGATTCCTTGGTGGATTGACAACATCCAAAAAACAAATGTTTTTCCCATCGCCATTATAGATAACGGCCTCAGCCCTAAAATGCGATCTTGGTGTGAACAACGAGCCCAATTAATCCCCTTTAATCCTCCTGCATTTTCGATTGCCGGGCAATCGGAAATCACTCAGGAACGTATTGCTTTATGGGAAAGGCAATATAATGGTGATCTTTGGACTGCAAGACAGAGTTGGTTCTTGAAACCTTTTGTCTTGCAATTGACCCCATTTCAAAAATCTCTCTATCTAGACCTTGATTGTGAAGTCAAAATGCCATTAAATTCTTTATTTAATATGGATACACCATTTGCAGTTGCATTGGAGACAACAAGAACTGACCTTTTCAATTCCGGCGTGATTCTTTATGAGAAAAATTCTCCTATTCTACACGCATGGAAGGAAGAAGTGCAAACTAAAAACCACCTCCATATGGGAGATCAAGACATCTTATCAGCCCTCATCGAAACCCAACAGTTTAAATGGGATTTACTCGATAAGACATATAATATGCGGCCCGCTTTTACTGCTGATTTGGATCATGCAGCGATTGTTCATCGAGTTGGTTTAGTTGGTAAAAGAGATATCATGGCTCAGATGATAGAGCGGATCACCCACTAAAAACTCATCTCCATGAATAGGGAAATTTTGTGGACGGTTTTCGCCCGGGCCGCGTGGAGAGCTTTCTCCCTTCAATCTAATGAGAAAATCTGAGACCCGATTGCCTTAATGAGGAGCGTTGAATGGCTCCCTCGAGTGTTCTTTGACTCGCATAAATTTGAATGGAGCGCCTAGACCGAGTAATTCCGGTATAAATAGATTCTCTTCCAATTCCCTCCATTTCATCATCTAAAAGCATGATGATATCTTGGTATTCGCTTCCCTGACTTTTATGAATTGATATCGCAAAAGCCAAATCATGAGCTGGCAATAACATTTTTGGAATCGATCTAAAACCACTTATTTCAGAAAAATAAAAGAGCTCTTGATCTCCATCTTTAACCCAAATCCCCTGGGTTCCGTTCATTAACCTTAGCTTCGGATAGTTTTTTGTCAAAATAATGGGAATCGCTAAAGATGTATCATCCAAAACCTCTTTTAATAAATATTGCATAATCATTCGATTGATGTGAGTCGATCCATATAATCCTCGATTATGGGAACACAAGATTTTCTTCTCCATAAAAGCAGATTCAATCTCTGAAAACCGGGCATTTGCGGGATTAGGAAAGAATAAATTTTCCGCATAACTCTTTAGAAGCTCACCATGAACGTCATGAAGAGAATGAAATGAAAATGTTTGATTATTTTCCCCTTGGATCTTCTTCAATAACTGACTTGCACGCGGCTCGAAAAATAAATGTGCCAATCTCAATAAATCCTGAGATTTAGTTCTTAAACACTCAGTTAGAATGACCTTTTTTATGGGCGAATATAAACAGAGATCATTAAAAATTGTACCCGATTCAACAGGGGGAAGTTGATTGGGATCTCCCAGCAAAATCAATTGGGATGAAGGATGGATTGAAGCTAACAATTGAGAAAATAGCTTTACATCTATCATTGAACATTCATCTACCAGAATAATATTAGCATCAATAAATGCGCTGTCTTTTTGCTTATAGCATTGCGGATTGAATTTTAAAAGAGAGTGTAATGTCCCAAAATGAATATCTAAATCACCATCCCCTTGAATTGATTTTTCAATATTCTGAACGGCCTTTCCCGTAGGAGCACAGACTTCAATTTTTATTGGCACTTTCGATAATTGCTGAAAACATTCAATGATCTTTTTTGCTACATATGTTTTACCACATCCCGGACCTCCCGCAATAATCAAAATAGATTCTTCAAATGAAGCCTTAACCGCTTGCCTTTGAAGTTCATTTAATCCCGCTATCCGATCGATATGTATTTCATACTCATGACTGCATCGGTTCACCTTGTTCTTATTTAACCGATTCACATGAAACTCTATCTCTCGTTCATACATCCAATTGCGATGAAAATAAATAAATTCCCTATCTAAAATCATAGGTTTAGCATCACCGGCAATTGCATCTGCCTCACTCATAATTGAGGGCGGAAGATAATTCACGACTTCAGCTAACCGCGCCTCCAGATCCCATTTCATGGAATCGTCTAATTCCAATGCAGATAGATCAACCTTTGGTTTTACTTTCATACATACATGCCCATTGCGTGACATTGCCATCAAAATTGCAATAAAAACTTTTTGCTCTTGGCTCAACTCCCCGGCAAACTGTTCCAAGTTTTCTGCAAAATAAAGATCAATCAATTCAATAATTTTCCGATCAAGAAGTAGCCGAGTCATCTCCTCCATTATAACTTTACCTCATGAATTGACTTAGAAATTCTATTTAGATCAGGTAAAAAATGATAAACTCCCTTACCGTAGGCGAGCCCCCTGAGAAATAAATAGACCGCTCCACCAAATCGCATTTTGGTCGGCGACTGATTGCGTCTTTGAAGTTCTTTATGAATGACATCAGCATAAATCGCAGCTTGCAGATCATATTGATGCTCTATCATGGCGGCCTCTAAACAACTCGTATCATAACAAGTCGCACCTAGTCCAAGATCATTGGACTTCCAATCAATAAAATATATTGCATCCCCGTACTCAAAAACCAAATCAATAAACCCTTTTATGTAGGTTTGATCCTCATACCGATAAATAAATTCAACCTCTTCTAACATAGAAGCAGGAGGGACATCACAAAGACAGAATCCATCTGCTAAAGTCATATGAAAAGCCCGATCAATCAGCACAGAAACTTGCTCAATATAGGGAGCTAAAATTGTAAATTCACAATGTCTCTCTATCATTCGATCGATGCTTTTTCTTTGGTAGGGATAGTATAGAGCCTTTTGAATGATTACCTCAAATAACTCATGAAGGAGCTCTCCAACAACAGCTCCTTGTGGAAATTGAGGTTCATTTGATAAAGGTTTCTCATTGGGAGGATGCTCATTTCCGGTAAATAGGTGATCTTGCTTTGAAAGAGCAGCAATGTGTGAAAAGGAAAAAAACCATTTAGGTCTCCAATCAATATGGGAAACTTTTGGCTGGGGAATATTAATAGCTGCAGTTTTAACCTGATATAGGGGCATTTCCTTTTCAGATAACACGATAAAATCTAAACTACATTGATTTTTTAAGTTGAATAAATGCGGCTTTAATTGATCCCAAGTAAGTTCATCTATTTTACATAATAAATCAGCATGCGAATGCACTTGAAAAAATCTTTTTAAAAGAAAAATTTCAATTGGGCTTAATCGACTCTCTGCATTTTTTTTACCCCTCATATCCATTGGTATAAACACAAAAAGTTTTTGCTTGGCTCGAGTGAGAGCAACATATAATTGCCGTAGTTTTTCACTATCCTCATCAAGCGTTTCAAGATCGTTATCATTTGATACTGTTAATATCGTTCGTTCATCAATGTAGTGTGAGCTAATTCCTTCATTCATTGTATTTCGCATTGATGGCCCAAGAGCAAATACGGCTTCGAATTCGAGTCCTTTACTCATGTGGGTCGTCATAATTTGTACGCTATTGCTATGTCCGAGCAATCTGCGCTGAGCCTGGGCCGATACATCGGCATTTTTTGTTCTTAATCCCTCTAAAAAGCGAGATAATCCAATTAAATCAGGCCCGACCCCTAAACTTTCAGACAGTAGCATTTCAAGCAGGACGATCAAGTCACTATAATCATCTAACGAAGTGGTGACAGTTAATTGGGAAAGAAAAAAAGCATCGTCGTAGGCAAAAAAACAATTAAATAGCGACGCAAGCCCTCTCTTCAATCCTATCTCTCGCAATTGAATTAACCGCTTCTGCCATAATATAAACTCTTCTTGATCAATGAAGATATTGTGAGCTCCTTTCATAAAAGGATGGCTTATCCATTCTTTGATTTTTTTCTCATCAAATGGCGCTTGCAACACTCTTAAAAATAGAGATAAAAATCGATAGGAAGCCGTTTTTGCAATATGGCTCGATCTAAGGGAATACGAAGGGATTGTCACCTTTTGTAAATATGACTGAAGCCTTTGGGCTTGATATCGATCTTTGATTAAAATGGCGATTTCTCTGAACTCTATTCCCTGTTTATTTAAAGCAATGACTTGCTCAGCAATATGTGGGAATATCATTTTTTCTTCCGACACATATGAGGGATAAGCGCTTTTTTGATAGACCTCCTCTTGCACAACACAACACTGTAGCCGGGGACCGGTTAAGCTATCATCCCCTTTTTCTTTACCGGAAAGAATAGATTCAAATTCGATATGCTGACTACTTTCTTCAAAGGTAAAAAGTTGATTATCACTTCCAAAAAAAAAGTGAAGCGATTCTAAGAGCATGGGGTGACTTCGATAATTTGTATTGAGGACAAACTGAGCATTCTCTCCCAATTGCTGTTTTGCCCTTAAATAAGTCGAAATATCAGCCTT
It encodes the following:
- a CDS encoding RNA polymerase sigma factor gives rise to the protein MTKSQDNSLFDPQYQQKVEELVSIAKDQGFITYEEINDVLPMSFDSAEQIDQVLIFLSGMDIQILNQVEVERQKERKKEIKELEALPRRSEGTSDDPVRMYLKEMGSVPLLTREEEVEISKRIEKAQMQIEKIIMRFRYSSKETISIINYLIHSKERFDRIVAEKEIHDKQSFFKRLPRLAELLLQEDLILENLLRELHRNISTKMDTLRINEEIEKNRIRTQSYLRQMHFRYSLIEDFGEIILTAYDCFVQLEKQIQELTPRADKNRFAKAKLLAAERKLRKRELAAGRTLDEFKKDVRMLQRWMDKSQEAKREMVESNLRLVISIAKKYTNRGLSFLDLIQEGNMGLMKAVEKFEYRRGYKFSTYATWWIRQAVTRAIADQARTIRIPVHMIETINKVLRGAKKLMMETGREPSPEELAKELGLTPERVREIYKIAQHPISLQAEVGDSGESQFGDFLEDTGVESPADATGYTILKDKMNEVLDTLTDRERTVLIERFGLLDGKPKTLEEVGIRFKVTRERVRQIEAKALRKMRHPTRSKQLQAFLEAVEKVKDM
- a CDS encoding DUF3592 domain-containing protein, encoding MGLHLFQGVFKKIRDKRDGAFHFVWLLLMIASSMGMVWAVGKSAYNLYQFSRLSTRVEGKILTWNIKEASAGKYILKAQYRYHYNGHIFVGEQSFATPVFNNAHSAQYVLDKYKVEEWPVWVVKSRPHVSVIQREFSIKLLVQALLSMGLVIYFVWFRMYVHSMFKTDMA
- the rpsT gene encoding 30S ribosomal protein S20, giving the protein MANEKNGKKQKRPTALKRKIQSDKKNLLNKSFKSRIKTSLKALKAYVQSGDKEKLPQELNRINSLIDKGVKNNIVKKNKANRVKSSAAKLIKTV
- the recD gene encoding exodeoxyribonuclease V subunit alpha yields the protein MTRLLLDRKIIELIDLYFAENLEQFAGELSQEQKVFIAILMAMSRNGHVCMKVKPKVDLSALELDDSMKWDLEARLAEVVNYLPPSIMSEADAIAGDAKPMILDREFIYFHRNWMYEREIEFHVNRLNKNKVNRCSHEYEIHIDRIAGLNELQRQAVKASFEESILIIAGGPGCGKTYVAKKIIECFQQLSKVPIKIEVCAPTGKAVQNIEKSIQGDGDLDIHFGTLHSLLKFNPQCYKQKDSAFIDANIILVDECSMIDVKLFSQLLASIHPSSQLILLGDPNQLPPVESGTIFNDLCLYSPIKKVILTECLRTKSQDLLRLAHLFFEPRASQLLKKIQGENNQTFSFHSLHDVHGELLKSYAENLFFPNPANARFSEIESAFMEKKILCSHNRGLYGSTHINRMIMQYLLKEVLDDTSLAIPIILTKNYPKLRLMNGTQGIWVKDGDQELFYFSEISGFRSIPKMLLPAHDLAFAISIHKSQGSEYQDIIMLLDDEMEGIGRESIYTGITRSRRSIQIYASQRTLEGAIQRSSLRQSGLRFSH
- a CDS encoding UvrD-helicase domain-containing protein — its product is MRAFNCLSKEKLETHHIFLEASAGTGKTFAIENLYTRLILGYDHSPISIDSILVVTFTKAATRELKIRIARTLENAYNLLLYRRKSGIDYLDELIDHNSYIDQSIGRLRNALDAIESMQVFTIHSFCFRMLQEFALSAKQAFLDESPNEIDPKSFILDALRSISHTEISPVQFKILLKSFRHDFKRLLSKILSLIDYELELEMTQSFEDLRHMFNRELKELPALDRDQLMADLKAQCHLYQKLMNRNKELHLMFEEQLLSCVDWLVRREITPLEFEKLVHDETHFLELMIDANLKKTVKEKPPLSYAHLVDNLHEVLIPILKKAKNPHFILLHLIRQIHPKIKVEMQKNSEAFPDVSLHQMKKAIQLKPFLTEIQSKYCAAIIDEFQDTDKMQWDILSSIFYSHLNLSLFALVGDPKQSIYRFRKADISTYLRAKQQLGENAQFVLNTNYRSHPMLLESLHFFFGSDNQLFTFEESSQHIEFESILSGKEKGDDSLTGPRLQCCVVQEEVYQKSAYPSYVSEEKMIFPHIAEQVIALNKQGIEFREIAILIKDRYQAQRLQSYLQKVTIPSYSLRSSHIAKTASYRFLSLFLRVLQAPFDEKKIKEWISHPFMKGAHNIFIDQEEFILWQKRLIQLREIGLKRGLASLFNCFFAYDDAFFLSQLTVTTSLDDYSDLIVLLEMLLSESLGVGPDLIGLSRFLEGLRTKNADVSAQAQRRLLGHSNSVQIMTTHMSKGLEFEAVFALGPSMRNTMNEGISSHYIDERTILTVSNDNDLETLDEDSEKLRQLYVALTRAKQKLFVFIPMDMRGKKNAESRLSPIEIFLLKRFFQVHSHADLLCKIDELTWDQLKPHLFNLKNQCSLDFIVLSEKEMPLYQVKTAAINIPQPKVSHIDWRPKWFFSFSHIAALSKQDHLFTGNEHPPNEKPLSNEPQFPQGAVVGELLHELFEVIIQKALYYPYQRKSIDRMIERHCEFTILAPYIEQVSVLIDRAFHMTLADGFCLCDVPPASMLEEVEFIYRYEDQTYIKGFIDLVFEYGDAIYFIDWKSNDLGLGATCYDTSCLEAAMIEHQYDLQAAIYADVIHKELQRRNQSPTKMRFGGAVYLFLRGLAYGKGVYHFLPDLNRISKSIHEVKL